Proteins from a genomic interval of Ramlibacter algicola:
- the paaE gene encoding 1,2-phenylacetyl-CoA epoxidase subunit PaaE, with product MSTPLFHQLRVRSIQPDTQEAVVVAFEVPPELQPVFGFTQGQYLTLRKEIDGQDLRRSYSICAGVDDGELRVGVRKVRGGVFSNWINEHLKPGDTVHVMAPQGRFFVPIEPGAARHHVGIAGGSGITPILSIMKTVLAREPKARFSLVYGNRSLKSTMFKEEIEDLKDKYMTRLVLHHVFSDEPTDAPLNMGLMNREKIGEFLATVVPAASIDHAYVCGPYQMNDEAEAALLGAGVPEDRIHIERFGVPLPAAGSVDAVIHEAKPGDAEQARVVIIRDGLQREITFSKDQPSILDCASASGLEVPFSCTSGVCGTCRAKLVEGEVRMDRNFALDKAEVAAGFILTCQAHPVSERVVLSFDER from the coding sequence ATGAGCACACCGCTCTTCCACCAGCTCAGAGTCCGCTCCATCCAGCCTGACACGCAGGAGGCGGTGGTCGTCGCGTTCGAGGTGCCGCCCGAGTTGCAGCCGGTGTTCGGCTTCACGCAGGGCCAGTACCTCACGTTGCGCAAGGAGATCGACGGCCAGGACCTGCGGCGGTCGTATTCGATCTGCGCCGGCGTCGACGACGGCGAACTGCGCGTGGGCGTGCGCAAGGTGCGCGGGGGCGTGTTCTCCAACTGGATCAACGAGCACCTCAAGCCGGGCGACACGGTCCACGTGATGGCACCGCAAGGCCGCTTCTTCGTGCCGATCGAGCCGGGCGCGGCCCGCCACCACGTCGGCATCGCCGGCGGCAGCGGCATCACGCCGATCCTGTCGATCATGAAGACGGTGCTCGCCCGCGAGCCGAAGGCGCGCTTCTCGCTCGTCTACGGCAACCGCAGCCTCAAGTCCACGATGTTCAAGGAGGAGATCGAGGACCTGAAGGACAAGTACATGACGCGGCTGGTCCTGCACCACGTGTTCTCCGACGAGCCAACCGACGCGCCGCTGAACATGGGCCTGATGAACCGCGAGAAGATCGGTGAGTTCCTGGCGACCGTCGTGCCCGCGGCATCCATCGACCACGCGTACGTCTGCGGGCCGTACCAGATGAACGACGAGGCCGAAGCCGCGTTGCTCGGCGCCGGCGTGCCGGAAGACCGCATCCACATCGAGCGTTTCGGCGTGCCGCTGCCCGCCGCCGGCTCGGTGGATGCCGTCATCCACGAGGCCAAGCCCGGCGACGCCGAACAGGCCCGGGTCGTCATCATCCGCGACGGCCTGCAGCGCGAGATCACCTTCAGCAAGGACCAGCCCAGCATCCTCGACTGCGCGTCGGCGTCCGGGCTGGAAGTGCCGTTCTCGTGCACGTCCGGCGTCTGCGGCACCTGCCGCGCGAAGCTGGTGGAAGGCGAGGTGCGGATGGATCGCAACTTCGCCCTGGACAAGGCCGAAGTCGCTGCCGGCTTCATCCTCACCTGCCAGGCGCACCCGGTGTCCGAGCGCGTGGTGCTCTCTTTCGACGAGCGTTGA
- the paaB gene encoding 1,2-phenylacetyl-CoA epoxidase subunit PaaB, translated as MWEVFVRSKSGLDHKHCGSLHAADAKMAIQMARDVYTRRQEGTSVWVVRSDHIVASDPGDKDMYFDPAEDKVYRHPTFFKLPPSVDHM; from the coding sequence CTGTGGGAAGTGTTCGTCCGCAGCAAGAGCGGGCTGGACCACAAGCATTGCGGCAGCTTGCATGCCGCGGACGCGAAGATGGCCATCCAGATGGCGCGCGACGTCTACACGCGGCGGCAGGAAGGCACCAGCGTGTGGGTCGTGCGGTCGGACCACATCGTGGCCAGCGACCCCGGCGACAAGGACATGTACTTCGACCCGGCCGAGGACAAGGTGTACCGCCACCCGACGTTCTTCAAGCTGCCGCCTTCCGTGGACCACATGTAA
- the paaC gene encoding 1,2-phenylacetyl-CoA epoxidase subunit PaaC, producing MAVASITVKQDPAVQYLLRIGDTALIHAQRLAEWTGHAPQLEEDIALANMALDLLGQARAVLTRAGELEGAGHDEDQLAFLREERDFRNVTLVELPRGDFAVTVLRNAMMSSFFKLLWEQLRTSSDAELAAIAGKAVKEVRYHQQHAFDWVVRLGQGTDESLRRLQAALDQLWRYGAELFDEDAVDEHASHTGLGPRWGDLADAWDAEMAALLGEAGLEVPKATPFRSTGKRGVHSEHMGFILSEMQHLQRAYPGGVW from the coding sequence ATGGCCGTCGCGAGCATCACCGTCAAGCAGGACCCCGCCGTCCAGTACCTGCTGCGCATCGGCGACACCGCGCTGATCCACGCGCAGCGCCTGGCCGAGTGGACCGGCCACGCCCCGCAACTGGAAGAGGACATCGCGCTGGCCAACATGGCGCTCGACCTGCTCGGGCAGGCGCGCGCGGTGCTCACGCGCGCGGGCGAGCTCGAAGGGGCTGGCCACGACGAGGACCAGCTGGCGTTCCTGCGCGAGGAGCGCGACTTTCGCAACGTGACGCTGGTGGAGCTGCCGCGGGGCGACTTCGCGGTGACCGTGCTGCGCAACGCGATGATGTCCAGCTTCTTCAAGCTGCTCTGGGAGCAGCTGCGCACGTCCTCCGACGCGGAGCTGGCGGCCATCGCCGGCAAGGCGGTGAAGGAAGTGCGCTACCACCAGCAGCACGCGTTCGACTGGGTCGTGCGCCTGGGGCAGGGCACCGACGAATCGCTGCGCCGGCTGCAGGCCGCCCTCGACCAGCTGTGGCGCTACGGCGCCGAGCTGTTCGACGAGGACGCGGTCGACGAGCACGCGTCGCACACCGGCCTGGGCCCGCGCTGGGGCGACCTGGCCGATGCGTGGGACGCCGAGATGGCCGCGCTGCTCGGCGAAGCGGGCCTCGAGGTGCCGAAGGCGACGCCGTTCCGCTCGACGGGCAAGCGCGGCGTGCACAGCGAGCACATGGGCTTCATCCTCTCCGAGATGCAGCACCTGCAGCGCGCCTACCCCGGCGGCGTGTGGTGA
- the paaA gene encoding 1,2-phenylacetyl-CoA epoxidase subunit PaaA: MYTQAMDTMKGEAAKPVRSAQEVQLQERFDARIDAGEFVEPKDWMPEHYRKTLVRQISQHAHSEIVGMLPEGNWISRAPTLKRKAILLAKVQDEGGHGLYLYSAAETLGTSRDEMLHALHTGKAKYSSIFNYPTLTWADVGVIGWLVDGAAIMNQVPICRCSYGPYARAMIRICREESFHQRQGFESLLTMMDKGTDAQRAMVQDAVNRWWWPSIMMFGPPDDQSPNSAQSMRWGIKRVSNDELRQRFIDATAEQAKVLGVTLPDPELRWNEERGHHDFGAIDWTEFWNVVNGHGPCNKERLAERVQAWDDGAWVREAALAYAAKQEPMKEAA, encoded by the coding sequence ATGTACACGCAGGCGATGGACACCATGAAGGGCGAGGCCGCCAAGCCGGTGCGCTCGGCCCAGGAAGTGCAACTGCAGGAGCGCTTCGACGCCCGCATCGACGCGGGCGAGTTCGTCGAGCCCAAGGACTGGATGCCCGAGCACTACCGCAAGACGCTGGTGCGGCAGATCAGCCAGCACGCGCATTCCGAGATCGTCGGCATGCTGCCCGAAGGCAACTGGATCTCGCGAGCGCCGACGCTCAAGCGCAAGGCGATCCTGCTGGCCAAGGTGCAGGACGAGGGCGGCCACGGCCTCTACCTGTATTCCGCCGCGGAGACGCTGGGCACCTCGCGCGACGAGATGCTGCATGCGCTGCACACCGGCAAGGCGAAGTACAGCTCGATCTTCAACTACCCGACGCTCACCTGGGCCGACGTCGGCGTGATCGGCTGGCTGGTGGACGGCGCGGCGATCATGAACCAGGTGCCGATTTGCCGCTGCTCGTACGGGCCGTATGCGCGCGCGATGATCCGCATCTGCCGCGAGGAGAGCTTCCACCAGCGCCAGGGCTTCGAGTCGCTGCTGACGATGATGGACAAGGGCACCGACGCGCAGCGCGCGATGGTGCAGGACGCGGTCAACCGCTGGTGGTGGCCGTCGATCATGATGTTCGGCCCGCCCGACGACCAGTCGCCCAACAGCGCGCAGTCGATGCGCTGGGGCATCAAGCGCGTGTCCAACGACGAACTGCGCCAGCGCTTCATCGACGCGACCGCCGAACAGGCCAAGGTGCTGGGCGTGACGCTGCCCGACCCCGAGCTGCGGTGGAACGAGGAGCGCGGGCACCACGACTTCGGCGCCATCGACTGGACCGAGTTCTGGAACGTCGTCAACGGCCACGGCCCCTGCAACAAGGAACGCCTGGCCGAACGCGTGCAGGCGTGGGACGACGGCGCGTGGGTGCGCGAGGCTGCGCTGGCTTATGCCGCGAAGCAGGAACCGATGAAGGAGGCTGCATGA
- the paaD gene encoding 1,2-phenylacetyl-CoA epoxidase subunit PaaD has protein sequence MAAPRVDRAWEVLGTVLDPEVPALSVRDLGIVRDVIDHGEELEVVLTPTYSGCPATEVIEQSVLGALQAEGLGPARATLRRAPAWTTDWITEDGKRKLREYGIAPPHATLPEGGVPIRIVRRDPPIACPHCGSSHTERTSAFGSTACKALYRCLACREPFEYFKPI, from the coding sequence ATGGCCGCGCCGCGCGTCGACCGCGCCTGGGAAGTGCTGGGCACGGTGCTCGATCCCGAGGTGCCCGCGCTGTCGGTGCGCGACCTGGGCATCGTGCGCGACGTGATCGACCACGGCGAGGAACTGGAGGTGGTGCTGACGCCGACCTATTCCGGCTGCCCGGCGACCGAAGTGATCGAGCAGAGCGTGCTGGGTGCGCTGCAAGCCGAAGGCCTCGGCCCCGCACGCGCCACGCTGCGCCGCGCGCCTGCCTGGACGACCGACTGGATCACCGAGGACGGCAAGCGCAAGCTGCGCGAGTACGGCATCGCGCCGCCGCACGCCACCCTGCCCGAAGGCGGCGTCCCCATCCGCATCGTCCGTCGCGACCCCCCCATTGCCTGCCCCCACTGCGGCAGCTCGCACACCGAGCGCACGTCTGCTTTCGGCTCGACGGCCTGCAAGGCGCTGTACCGGTGCCTCGCCTGCCGAGAACCGTTCGAGTATTTCAAACCGATATGA
- a CDS encoding TetR/AcrR family transcriptional regulator produces MGRGRHAGYDDQREAILARAAHLFATRGYSATSMNEVAEACGLSKATLYHYYRDKYALLFSIADSHVERLQRIAADAVVQAPEPQARLRVLIRLLVDEYADAQDAHWVLTSEVRFLEPADRRRILDREREVVQAFADVVAALRPDLREAALAKPLTMLLFGMVNWMFTWMKPDGPLDHDAMAPVVADLFLGGLGAVQAKPSPQPSPGGRGRKKETIT; encoded by the coding sequence ATGGGCAGAGGCAGGCACGCGGGCTACGACGACCAGCGCGAGGCGATCCTGGCGCGGGCGGCGCATCTGTTTGCGACGCGCGGGTACTCGGCGACGTCGATGAACGAAGTCGCCGAAGCCTGCGGCCTGTCCAAGGCGACGCTGTACCACTATTACCGCGACAAGTACGCGCTGCTGTTTTCCATCGCCGATTCGCACGTCGAGCGCTTGCAGCGCATCGCCGCGGACGCGGTCGTGCAGGCGCCCGAACCGCAGGCGCGCCTGCGCGTGCTGATCCGGTTGCTGGTCGACGAATACGCGGACGCGCAGGACGCGCACTGGGTGCTCACCAGCGAAGTGCGCTTCCTCGAGCCCGCCGATCGCCGCCGCATCCTCGACCGCGAGCGCGAGGTGGTGCAGGCGTTCGCGGACGTCGTCGCCGCGCTGCGTCCCGACCTGCGCGAAGCCGCGCTCGCCAAGCCGTTGACCATGCTGCTGTTCGGCATGGTCAACTGGATGTTCACCTGGATGAAGCCCGACGGGCCGCTCGACCACGACGCGATGGCGCCGGTGGTGGCGGATTTGTTCCTGGGTGGGCTGGGCGCGGTGCAGGCCAAGCCCTCACCCCAGCCCTCTCCCGGAGGGAGAGGGAGAAAGAAGGAGACGATCACATGA